One Hordeum vulgare subsp. vulgare chromosome 4H, MorexV3_pseudomolecules_assembly, whole genome shotgun sequence DNA window includes the following coding sequences:
- the LOC123450955 gene encoding fatty acyl-CoA reductase 1-like, producing the protein MVGTLDDATITEYFRNKSVLITGSTGFLGKILVEKILRVQPGVRRIYLPVRAADSAAARRRVETEVVGKELFRVLREQHDGGFDDFIMEKVVALAGDVTHEAFGIDATTLRDLQLADELHVIVNSAATTNFYERYDVALDVNVMGVKHMCAFAKKCPNLEVLLHVSTAYVAGEKQGLVQEKPFRDGETLRDGTHLDMDVELRLAKDVKKQMEADPDSPPKAERKAMKDLGLSRARHFGWPNTYVFTKSVGEMVLGMEMRGEGNVPAVIIRPSIITSIKNDPLPGWIEGTRTIDTFIIGYAKQNLSCFLADLNLIMDVMPGDMVVNAMMAATAAHASPPPQPPAVYHVSSSLRHPATYAVLYRTGIRYFEEHPQVGPDGRAMRAHKMRFMGNITAFHLFMIIKYRLPLEILRLLSILCCGLFGLASLYNDLDRKYRFMMRLVEVYGPFSLFKGFFDDVNLNRLRLSMAENGIDHVGLFNFDPKTVDWDNYFSNIHIPGVMKYVFK; encoded by the exons ATGGTTGGAACACTTGATGATGCGACGATCACGGAGTACTTCAGGAACAAGAGCGTCCTCATCACTGGATCCACGGGCTTCCTCGGAAAGA TACTGGTGGAGAAGATCCTGAGGGTCCAGCCGGGCGTGAGGAGGATCTACCTGCCCGTTCGGGCGGCGGACTCCGCGGCAGCGAGGCGCAGGGTGGAGACCGAG GTCGTGGGGAAAGAGTTGTTTAGGGTGCTGAGGGAGCAGCACGATGGTGGATTCGATGACTTTATTATGGAGAAGGTGGTGGCTCTGGCTGGAGATGTCACGCACGAGGCATTCGGCATCGACGCAACCACCCTGAGGGACCTCCAGCTTGCCGATGAGCTCCATGTCATCGTTAACAGCGCTGCTACCACCAACTTCTATGAGAG GTATGACGTGGCTCTTGATGTAAATGTAATGGGTGTGAAGCATATGTGCGCCTTCGCCAAGAAGTGCCCCAATCTCGAGGTGCTTCTCCACGTCTCCACTG CTTATGTGGCGGGCGAGAAGCAAGGGCTGGTGCAGGAGAAGCCGTTCAGGGACGGGGAGACACTGCGCGACGGGACACACCTTGACATGGACGTGGAACTAAGGCTTGCCAAGGATGTGAAGAAGCAGATGGAGGCCGACCCGGATTCGCCACCCAAGGCCGAGAGGAAGGCCATGAAGGACCTTGGCCTTAGCAG GGCCCGACACTTTGGGTGGCCAAACACATATGTGTTCACCAAGTCTGTGGGGGAGATGGTGCTCGGCATGGAGATGCGAGGTGAGGGCAATGTCCCCGCCGTCATCATCCGCCCCAGCATCATCACCAGCATCAAGAATGACCCTTTGCCAGGCTGGATCGAAGGGACCAG GACAATTGATACGTTCATCATCGGCTATGCCAAGCAGAACTTGTCGTGCTTCCTTGCCGACCTCAACCTCATCATGGACGTG ATGCCCGGTGACATGGTGGTGAACGCAATGATGGCAGCAACGGCAGCGCACGCCTCA ccgccgccgcagccgccggCGGTGTACCACGTGAGCTCGTCGCTGCGGCATCCAGCAACGTATGCGGTGCTCTACCGGACGGGGATCCGATACTTCGAGGAGCACCCGCAGGTGGGGCCCGATGGTAGGGCTATGCGCGCCCACAAGATGAGATTCATGGGCAATATCACAGCATTCCACCTCTTCATGATAATCAAATATCGCCTCCCCCTTGAGATCCTTCGCCTGCTCTCCATCCTCTGCTGCGGCCTCTTTGGCCTTGCCTCCCTCTACAATGACCTCGACCGCAAGTACAG GTTCATGATGCGGCTGGTGGAGGTGTACGGGCCCTTCTCGCTCTTCAAGGGCTTCTTCGATGATGTCAACCTTAACAGGTTGAGGCTTTCCATGGCCGAGAATGGGATCGACCATGTCGGGCTGTTCAACTTTGACCCCAAGACTGTTGACTGGGACAACTACTTCTCCAACATCCACATCCCTGGCGTCATGAAGTATGTGTTCAAGTGA